Genomic DNA from Parambassis ranga chromosome 10, fParRan2.1, whole genome shotgun sequence:
CTGTAGTTTCTGCCTCTGTAAGTGAGACACGTGCTGTATACATGGACTGATACACGACTGCAACTCATGATAAAATgtcactgtttctgtgtttacccTGGCTGGAGTAGGAGTTCTGTGAAAATCTGCAACATGTTAATGTTTATAATTTACACGCAGTATTTTTTAGTCGCTAAACAAACAGCCTAGTTGGTGTCAGGTGCGGTCACCATGATTTCTATGAGTTCGCAGGTACGGAGGATAAACACTGCTCCGCAGGCTCACTGACccaaatttgcccacagtgccatggcaacagcaccacggctaaaaacagaacataaacacagaaaatgagtATGAATATGCCTTTTAGGGCAAAAGCATGCCTCCACCCTCACATTCTCCACATCTAAGAAACGCTGCTGTAGTCCACATCCATCAGTCTGAATGCATCAAGTTACTTCACAACTTTGCAAAACCACAAACAGCAGACACCACAAAGCAATCCTCTGAATCATATATGTCAACAATGGACATTAGCTCCAACACCTGCCAAAGGGTTCTTCTATATCAGACAACCCACCGGTCACAGCTGAGTGCGCCTACCAGACATGCTGCGCTGGTGAGGCCACTGGAGCATTTTAAAACCTCTTTCACAGCAGCTAAAAGTGCATCTTAAGTGCTCTTTTGTACTGATAAGTCATCAAGCTGACCAAAGTTGTCCATCTCAAAGAGAGCTTTAGGCACAACAAGTATGCAAACAGCAGCTAAGTCTAATTTTATAATATTAAAACGTTGCATCATTCTTCATCTCAAGTTAAACTGCTTTACGCTGCCATTGGACAGAAATGCCACCCCATTACGGTAATCATGTAGAAACACTTGGCACTCTTGGCACAAACCTGTATCTTTCCACATGCAGTGTCACCACCCTCAGGACGTGACATGTTCTGCTCTTGTTATGACACTACTCTGAGAGCATAATCTTTATATCAACAAGCTTCAGAACAGCTCTGAATGTGTAATGGTAAGAgcttcacatttatttataggGGACATGCAGTCTTAAAAAACGGTAGAATAATACCAGACATGGTCCAGACAGGGCCGGTCAGTGCTACAACCTGACTGGAAAACTGAAGCAAGATACAGTGATACCTTGAGGCCGCTCGATAGCAGCTTGCCCGGACGATCCTGTGGGAGAATGCTGAAGGTTTCCTGAGCCAGCATTAAAGTGAAAAGAACAAGAGACACAAGACTCAAGAGAGCAAAGCAGCATTTTAGCGCACTAATGAaatcatctcacacacacacatgcacacacagaggggtgAGGAGGGAGCTAAACAGCAATATATGTTACAGAGGAGTACATTTAGGTGTAAAGACAGTCAGCAGTCACAATTACCATTTTCTCACGGGGAACCTCCACTAATTACAGGTCTCTGGTGACACCTAGTGATCCCAGAGAGCCATGACATTCAAAAAAAGTACCAAACACGCCTTAACCCTAAACACTTGGTAGGTGCTATGCCCTTTCCGTTTAGTATCACACAGTTATGGTAGATCTTCAAATCAAAATCTAGAGTTTCACAGCCAAGTAAAATACTTTGCAGAAAAGCTAAATTGATTTTCATTATCAATCATCAATTTGCAGCTCTGAAAGCCTGTTTACAAACTTATCTAAAGGTAACTCTGCATGAAGCTACACCATGATAACTGTGAAcaatcacttaaaacacattcaaTCTATCCTCTAATTTTCTACAAAGACGTGAAGCCATTAACACTTCTAGTAATTAGTATCTGCAAAACAAGGGTTTCTGCACAAAGTTCATTTGGTGCTTTAAGTGTAAACACAGCTTGACACTTACCTGAAGGTCCAACTGGTCCCGATACAGGTCCTGGTACAGCCATTGGTCCAGGAACAACACCCATATTGGGGGGCTGCATCATCGGTGGTGCTCCATTGACATGCATTCCAGGCTGATAATATGACAAAAATGTGAAAAGTATGAattagaaaaaagaaatgacccTACCTAAACTTTGATCAACCAGTGTTGCTATTGTTGAATCATAAAGAGGTTGCAGAATGGTGCTTGTGTCATCTCtgtcatccttttttttaaataaccacGCCACCCTGGTAACTAAGAAAATGGAGAAGGTGTTCTCTCCAGATGTCAGACATGAAATTGACACAACAAAGACAGATAGGCTCTGGATCTGTGGGAACTGATTGGCCCAATCTGATCGTTGCTGGTGAGTGTTACGTTTTCATGACATTGTCATAGAAACCAAACCCACACGCAGTgcagtgcagcagcacagggaACACTACATGGACAGTTAAGGATGAGAGAAATTATTTTTTGGTCTATTTCGTAATGAGTCACGACCTACATGCACGTTATTATAAAGTCTTGAATCTACAAAAAGGAGAAGTCAAGTGTTCTTGTTTTGGTTCAGTCACCTCTGGACCAACTACTCACAGTACCAGTCTAAAAACAGAAGCATTCCTTTCAAACCCTGCTTCAACTTTCTTGTGGCTCTAATCAATATTTATTTACTACCGGTACCAGAGTCATGACTTCACATCTGATTTCAGAGTCAAAAACAGGGAGATTTTGTTGTAATGTAACCATTACCTAAAGAATGAAATTCTGTTCTGCTTACCACAGGCTGTGGCTGAGAAACTGGAATGCTGGGTTGTGCTTGAGGAGGGTTGACTGGTGGTGCTCCTCCACCCTGTCCGCTGGGAATCAGTGGCTGAACTGCAGTTTGGCGATGGAGCATTTTCTGTACATGGAAAAACATCTCAAAATATGTCCAGATAGCATTTCTTATTTTAACTAACAAACACCAACATAGTGACTGGATTGTACTTCAAATAAACATTCTAAAGAACTGTTGAGATTTGACTGATCCTTCATTCTCACCAAGGCTATCTCGGGGTCGACAATCCGCATGACCACTTGAGCTTGCAACAGGGCATAGGCCAGCTGAGGGTTCTGCAGCAGCATGTTCCTTGCCTCCTGGGGACTGTtttgcacacacagctggagaaaGAAATCAAatttaggaagaaaaaaaaaagctctgattttggaaaaaaaaaaaatcaaactgcgCACGAAAAAGAAAGTCTTTGAACTGATCATTATcatttataagaaaaaaatattacatatttATAATTCACATCCACACCCAACCAAAATAATGACATTAGACAAAGATGTTATCTTTGTTAGTATGTGGATCAGAGCACAAGCACTCTGATTAGCATATGGAGGCTGTCCTACTGACACAAGCGTTGGTGCAACAAAACACTTTCCCAGCTGGGGGAGAAATGTCTGCAGTGTGGTTGTTTCTAAGAGCTTAATGAAGCAGACTGCCAGCTGTGAAAAGATAAGGCTTCTGTAGTCGAGCTGAGAGAGGCAGGCTGTACAGCAGAGTCTCTGCTAATGAAAGGAAAGGAAGAGCATCTGTATACAGTTGTCAGGCTGAAGGTGattcagactgaaagaaatatGTCTCCCACCAAAAAAGAGCAAGTTGcatcacacacagtgtaagGGTCTAATAATACTTTAAATTCTAGTAGATTCCTCATCagttgcatttgtgtgtttttttttgttgcacaaaACCTTGTAAATTAAAGCTATTCCAAAAGTGCAGATGCTGTTTTACCTGCCCTGTTTGAGGGACAATGTACTGTTAGACAAAGAGCTGTGGAAAGGTTCACTAGAGAGGGATCCGTCATACTGAGGACCAGTCAACGTAAATCAGGAAGACACCTTTGACGGAAGTAGATAGTTAAGAATATCTAAAAGAAAGTTAAGTAAAGTGTCTGTGAGAAAATGATGTATGTCTCATGGAAAAATTTGAGAGAACAAGCCCACCTACCTTCATCTGTTTCATAagttcaaacatctgctcaggtGGCAGGCTGGCCACAGCTCTGCTGATGGACTCTGGTGCTTCCGCTGGCTGGACACTATCTCCGTAAGGAGACTCAATAATTGGGGCTCCAGTTCCCAAACctgcaaaaaatacacaaatacatttaaattgctGCTTTGCTGACACATCTTACAACAAGGCTATTAGGAGTGGTGCACTTGCAGTTAGCTAACAGTACATGAACACTTACTTTTCagctcttctttgtttttctcactGGCTGCATTGTCAACACGCAGAGCCCGACCACTGAACTCTCTCCCATTCAGGTTCCTCATGGCACTGAGTGCCGTCTCCTGGTCTTGATATTCACAGAAACCATATCCCTTTGGtttgcctgtctctctgtcataAACTAACCTGAAAACAACAAGGTGCAGGTTTGACAACAACCACATGGTGAAAGAGAAAAACCTCTTTCTGGTGGAACTACATGGGATTTAGAAGCTTGGTTATTTATATGTAATGTGAGAAAAACGAGTTAAGATTTCAAACTTGAGTAAAAGAGCTGTTTACATATAAACACTTCCTTCCGTTACTCACCTGAAGCTCACAACAAGTCCGACCTCAGAAAAAATGTCTTTCAGTTGCTCTTCTGTTGCTTCATACGGAATATTTCCCACTAAAATAATTATGACATATGAAAAGCCACCGTTAATAACAAAAAATCATCTATAGTTTGTTTGATGTCTTCTTTAGACAGATTAAGTTTTGCTCCCTCGTTGCTTAGCTAACAGCAACACTAGCCGTAGAGGTATGTTAGCTAGCTTTCATTCATTAGCTGTAAAGTTTATCGGCTTGTTATCAAAACTAATAGATGAAACTGCCTTTACTCAAGCAAGTAATGGCACCGAACTCACCGAACACTGATCGCAACGATCGATCAACAGCTGGATCCCTGTTcgcggcagcagcagcggctgcagcagccgcggcagcagcagctacgTTCGCCATTTTGCGGACAGAAATTAATGTGACACCAGGAAATAAAGAATAGACAATTTCCGTTTGTGGAAAAGGGCCACATTTAAAAACCAATTGCCACATTTGCTAACCTCTGTACAATTCAAATTTGTCTTTATTTGAATATCAGCAATGAACAGCATCTATTTGAAAGTGCGAAAAGAGAATTGCTGCTCTTAAATTAATTTTAACGCCACTGTTTCCTCAGTGGAACAACTAAAATAATCATGAAAGGCTCATAAAGCAGTAATTCTCTAGTTAAACAAGTGCGAGGACTCCAGCGGACGCAgtttttccacagcagcagtTGCGGTGAGTGCTTATTTATgagcagctagctagctaacacaAAATGTAGCCTTGTAGTTCACAGTTATCTGACAGCTACAGCGAGACCAGGAGGGTGTAAAAGTAATTTAAACGTTTATTCATGTTAGCTGTTAAACTGTCGTGacattaaaacatatttgtGGTGGCCGGTATATGTGGCTTATTAATACAATACTTGAAAGTTCATTCAGAGAGAAGGTTGGAAGATAAATCTTGAGTAATTGATAAGCTGTTGTTTTTAGacaattataataataaaatatttttttttaaactaaaaaaaaggctGTGAGGTTAAAAGAggttaaaacttttaatatccAACTAAATGTCTTGTCATTCTATCTGTAGTGGGGCAGACAGATGTTAAGAAAACTCATACACGAGAGTGTTGGTGTTTGGACAGTTTTTAAGCTGTAGTAGTAATTTATCAACACCTCCACCAACCAGATGTTTTGCCTCCTTTCCTGCTTTGTGTTGGGCTTTTTTACTTTCACATATTGTGGCCATTAACTTGGATACTTGTAATCACTATGGCTTTGCTGTGAGTTAGGTTCTGGGTAATAGCTCTGATCTTATCCctcagttgttgtttttgttgcctGTGAAGCCCATTTCTTAGCTGTTTGATGATGATCTGATAATGTATTGTTTAATGAAAGTTGGTGGTCGGGTAGGCCTTGGGACATGGAATGGGAATGGGAATGTTAAGTAGTAAAGGATAACTTGTGAGATGTACCACAGCACCTAGTCATCCACAGCCATCAAACATTGAATAGGTAAAGCTAGAAGCTGGATAGTTAGGAAAAATACATGTTACATTTGATCTTTTTACTTTCAAAGCCATTCTACTTATGAGTTCTTGCCCTACTTCGCCCTTCCTTTAAGCATTTTTTACATGGCTTTTTGTACTTATTCACTCAAAAGGATATTTTGCATCCTTGAATTGTTGACACGCACTGTACGCATATGCTTCCTTCATTTGACCCTCTAATGTGTTTTAAAGTGTGCTATGTCACATTTGTAAGTTTGTTGTTTATtgagtgcaataaaacaggatcAAAAGATCATGGTTCCACTGGggctcgaacccaggaccttcTGCGTGTAAAGCAGACGTGATAACCGCTACACTATGGAACCAGCTGCTTTTTCCGTTTTGTAAAAGGCGTAATGAAGACGCCCGTTGACATGTTCACACTATTATTCGATGGTTAGTGGGATATAATGGAGGACAGACCGCCGGCATTAACCGAGAAACGTCCTCTATCCACCGCGTAGGCTCCGCTGGCTGTAAACGCTGTAAGCAGCGGAGTGTCGGGCCGGAGTGTCCCCTCGGAATTAACCAGCTATTATCCGCTAGTGTTCCGGTTTATCGAGTCGAGCCttcttgttttggttttctggcCGATCATCTCACGTTTTCGTGTGCCTACACATCCAGTCCGGATACTGTTCGTAGTTAAGGCTGACTTGGTTTATACAGCTAGCACGGATCACTTGTGCGTACACTCTTCGCCTTAGCAACTTAAGGTACTTATGTTTTCAGTTAAAGTTGTGGCTGCCATTTGTTATAATTTCTACACCTTTATCAAATCAACCTTTACTATCACTATAATATTATCTCATTTAAATGTTCCTAACAACACCAGGGAGTGTATACACTGTATTTTGTCCACCAAAGTTGTTTCTATTTAATACTTTGCAGCAACCCACGTTAGGTTTAAACAGTACACAGCACTAGAGTTAACACATTTTAGTGAAGGTGATCATCGCCACTCACTTATCTTAATGCAAGGTTGCCTCCTAAATTAGTCATTAGAGATTATCTATTTATAAAACAGTGTCTTAAACATTAATACAAATGGGCTGAGCAGCTTATTCATCTCAGCGATTGTCATTCCTGAAGtgcactgtctgtctgtctgtgagtgtgtctgctgtggtcACTGTATCAGTGAGGTCAAAGCTGAATTTCTAAGCACGTTTCTGCTGCTAAATTGTGCTTTGATGATGCTCTGTGTGCCTTAGACTGTACTGCATAGGTCCCCCTTTGGCTAAGGTTGTGCAGTTTAAGAGTTTTCGTCACTGATTGACGAAGCTCCTCAATCAAGCAAATGTCCAAATGCCCGTTTTTGCAGCCGCTGTTGCTCTGAAATCAGTGATTACAAGAATGACTTAGATGATACGGTTCTTACACCAATGTGTTCTCCTCGTTCTCCTCTCATCAAATTGCCTCTCTTCAGCATCTTTCTTCCATTTTTATCCATTCTCACTCCAGCTTGCTTAGGTGCCAATGAGGGAAGGGCAGTAATGCTGCACAGGAAAATGTGGGGATGACAGCTGCATCTGTTTATCATGTGGGGTACAATAGCACACCTTGAGAGCCAGCCAGAGCGTGTATTCTCACTGATCCTGGCTCCAGCACAGCAGGCCAAGATTAATAGACATTCACATGTGAGCAGGATCAAAATTCAAGACCTGCAAGATCCACTGACTGTGAATTTGCCTGACCAGAAATCAGTCATAACAGTCAAACATAACAATTAAATATGGATAGTTAAGGAAACATCTGATTAAAAACATGGGGATAATATCTTCCATTGACTATACTTTCTTGCAGAGATCCTCACTTGCATGGACTATATACAAGGCTGAGTGCCTTGTTGGCCTCTTTTAATAGGAATAACTTAAAAAGACCTTGTCTGTTTCAGACAGTAGAACATCTGTAATTAAATGTATCAGACTGATAGATGAAATAAATGTTTCATCAGTCAGCTCTTGTGATGTCTTACCCTGTAGATCATTTGTGCCAGAGTACAATACAGTGCTtatcaaaaagtgaaaaattacatttgaaaTTTTTAGATTTACTCTCCTAATGACTCAGGATAATGCTCAATCACTTTTAGCAAGTCCTTGACGTTTGCTCACAGCAAGGTCTGTAGATTCTCCATGGAGACTGGAGTTTTGTTTCTGGAAAGTCAAGCTGCTTTATtcattattatatttaaatgtacattGTTGTATTAGGTTATCAATAGAAAGAAACATGGCAGGTATCTCCGAATATACACATATATCTTCAACTTCAATGGTTAGCTGTCATCTAACTGGCATTTGTAGACTATCGTCTAAAGATCATGGCCAAAATTTTCTGCACAAGAGTTCAAGAGTTCTGATGAAGAGGCTGCTGGACTTCATCGACACCTCTGCGTGGGTTATTGTTTTCGTCACGTATAAAAAGGACTCAGCTGCAGTTGTTGACATTATTGGGCGTCAG
This window encodes:
- the cstf2 gene encoding cleavage stimulation factor subunit 2; this translates as MANVAAAAAAAAAAAAAANRDPAVDRSLRSVFVGNIPYEATEEQLKDIFSEVGLVVSFRLVYDRETGKPKGYGFCEYQDQETALSAMRNLNGREFSGRALRVDNAASEKNKEELKSLGTGAPIIESPYGDSVQPAEAPESISRAVASLPPEQMFELMKQMKLCVQNSPQEARNMLLQNPQLAYALLQAQVVMRIVDPEIALKMLHRQTAVQPLIPSGQGGGAPPVNPPQAQPSIPVSQPQPVPGMHVNGAPPMMQPPNMGVVPGPMAVPGPVSGPVGPSGPGGIPPRGLLGDGPNDPRGGTLLSVTGEVIDPNRGYMGAPPPHQAPPVHMSQMAAGPPDMRGPPMDMRGPPMGEPRNMMGDPRGPPMMEPRGPPMETRGRDPRAMDSRGPVTGQRVPMTAGMQGPVPHSMGPNAPPPARPGPGISGVPPSGGGFSPGQSQVSTQDQEKAALIMQVLQLTPEQIAMLPPEQRQSILILKEQIQKTAGGAP